The following proteins are co-located in the Nocardia bhagyanarayanae genome:
- a CDS encoding DUF1295 domain-containing protein has protein sequence MPSPSSNARGLANRALPSLASLVVLGAMLTESALRDFLLVNLGVQFVVFVGAACIPGWRTLRMSYVDIAWPWGLVALGVLTLAMSDRSPLAIAVAVVFLVMGGRMGIAALALWRHGELDHELPRYRFQRKRWAKATLGSERLDLVAEILVQAVSNVTVMAVPAALVIGIDGAGMSAVAAAGMVLWAVSWVLESVADLQKLRFVRSMSTTNSRGHCDVGLWNYSRHPNYFFQWMQWNAIIVLCLPVLRRAFDEFTPVAAIGACLGLFALSAIMYWCLVFYTGAVPAEYYSAQKRPGYRDYQARTNRFMPGFRRENASAGDTVG, from the coding sequence ATGCCGTCCCCATCCAGCAATGCGCGAGGACTAGCGAACCGCGCGCTCCCTTCCCTCGCTTCCCTGGTCGTCCTCGGCGCCATGCTCACCGAGTCGGCGCTGCGGGATTTCCTGCTGGTGAACCTCGGCGTTCAGTTCGTCGTCTTCGTGGGCGCTGCCTGCATCCCGGGATGGCGCACTCTCCGGATGTCCTATGTCGACATCGCGTGGCCCTGGGGCCTCGTCGCCCTCGGCGTCCTGACGCTCGCGATGAGTGACAGATCCCCGCTCGCCATAGCTGTGGCCGTCGTATTCCTGGTGATGGGCGGCCGCATGGGTATCGCCGCGCTCGCCCTGTGGCGCCACGGCGAACTCGACCACGAGCTGCCGCGCTACCGGTTCCAGCGAAAGCGGTGGGCGAAGGCCACCCTGGGCAGCGAGCGGCTCGACCTCGTAGCCGAGATCCTGGTCCAGGCAGTCTCGAACGTCACCGTCATGGCCGTACCGGCAGCGCTGGTGATCGGGATCGACGGTGCTGGAATGAGCGCGGTCGCAGCGGCAGGCATGGTCTTGTGGGCGGTGTCGTGGGTGCTGGAGTCGGTCGCCGACCTGCAGAAACTTCGTTTCGTCCGGTCGATGTCGACGACGAATTCGCGGGGGCATTGCGACGTCGGACTCTGGAATTACAGCCGCCACCCCAACTACTTCTTCCAGTGGATGCAGTGGAACGCGATCATCGTCCTGTGCCTGCCGGTGCTCCGCCGAGCATTCGATGAATTCACACCCGTCGCGGCGATCGGCGCCTGCCTCGGACTGTTCGCGCTGTCGGCGATCATGTACTGGTGTCTCGTGTTCTACACCGGCGCTGTCCCCGCCGAGTACTACAGCGCGCAGAAGAGGCCGGGCTACCGCGACTACCAGGCACGGACCAACCGATTCATGCCCGGATTCCGTCGCGAAAATGCTTCCGCGGGCGACACTGTCGGGTGA
- a CDS encoding bleomycin resistance protein: MSIERIGTILPTDDLPATVALLSALFGGPPTFVDGDRWAQFDVGPARVMVAGKDREGDAAALSIKVADLDAAIAALRGVGVALADPVTGPHERRAALDATPGTPWSVVLYEPHDSAKISG, translated from the coding sequence ATGAGCATCGAACGGATCGGGACGATCCTGCCCACCGACGACCTGCCCGCCACCGTCGCGCTGTTGAGCGCGCTGTTCGGCGGGCCGCCCACCTTCGTCGACGGCGACCGGTGGGCGCAGTTCGACGTCGGTCCGGCCCGCGTCATGGTGGCCGGAAAGGATCGTGAAGGGGACGCGGCAGCGCTCTCGATCAAGGTCGCCGACCTCGACGCCGCCATCGCCGCCCTGCGCGGGGTGGGCGTCGCGCTCGCGGATCCGGTCACCGGTCCGCACGAACGGCGCGCCGCGCTCGATGCGACGCCGGGCACGCCGTGGTCGGTCGTGCTGTACGAACCTCATGATTCCGCAAAGATTTCGGGTTGA
- a CDS encoding TAXI family TRAP transporter solute-binding subunit → MRRVATIVAVTAVTAGLLAGCGGRQDAPRTDAGGAVTCEVKQDSRVGIATGNATGVYFALGNAYAEQVAQATDGTVKATAAETGASVQNIQQLVAGTYQVAFSLADTAADAVLGTGGFDGKKQPVQALSRLYPNYTQVVVRNGANISSVADLRGKRVSTGSPKSGTEVIAQRVLAAAGIDPERDISAQRLDLTKTVDGMKDGSIDAMFFSGGLPTPGITDLFTSAGDKVRFLDIADLAPRLREVNPVYEPGTIPAATYGLPADAATIVVPNVLLVRDDLDADLACVLTKTLFDRKPQLEQANSAAKGISRDTASATAPVPLHRGAEHALTK, encoded by the coding sequence GTGAGAAGAGTCGCAACGATTGTCGCCGTCACCGCCGTGACGGCCGGTTTGCTCGCGGGCTGTGGTGGCCGCCAGGACGCACCGCGCACCGACGCGGGCGGCGCGGTGACCTGCGAGGTGAAACAGGATTCGCGCGTCGGCATCGCCACGGGCAACGCCACCGGCGTCTACTTCGCGCTGGGCAACGCCTACGCCGAGCAGGTCGCGCAGGCCACCGACGGCACGGTGAAGGCCACCGCCGCCGAGACCGGCGCGTCGGTGCAGAACATCCAGCAGCTGGTGGCGGGCACCTACCAGGTGGCCTTCTCGCTCGCCGACACCGCCGCCGACGCGGTGCTCGGCACCGGCGGATTCGACGGCAAAAAGCAACCGGTGCAGGCGCTTTCGCGGCTCTACCCGAACTACACCCAGGTCGTCGTGCGTAACGGGGCCAATATCTCCTCGGTCGCGGACCTGCGCGGCAAGCGTGTCTCCACCGGATCGCCGAAGTCCGGCACGGAGGTCATCGCACAGCGGGTGCTGGCCGCCGCCGGAATCGACCCCGAGCGCGACATCTCCGCGCAGCGGCTGGATCTCACCAAAACCGTCGACGGCATGAAGGACGGTTCCATCGACGCCATGTTCTTCTCCGGCGGCCTGCCGACCCCCGGCATCACCGACCTGTTCACCTCGGCGGGAGACAAGGTCCGCTTCCTCGACATCGCCGATCTCGCCCCGCGCTTGCGCGAGGTGAATCCGGTGTACGAGCCGGGCACGATCCCGGCCGCGACCTACGGTCTGCCCGCCGACGCGGCGACCATCGTCGTGCCGAACGTCCTTCTGGTCCGCGACGACCTCGACGCCGATCTGGCCTGCGTGCTGACCAAGACGTTGTTCGATCGCAAACCGCAACTGGAACAGGCGAATTCGGCCGCCAAGGGGATCAGCAGGGACACCGCGAGTGCGACCGCGCCGGTGCCGCTGCACCGCGGTGCGGAGCACGCGCTCACCAAGTGA
- a CDS encoding TRAP transporter permease yields MSDTRDPQLDEELPDAGQRPAIDTLEVDDAERPARELSGWPERVVAVAAFAIAILAVWQVFRPLSQGSQYYLVVFLAGTLPLVFLAYRSGLRLLDRASGPGVLDWALAAVALVVCLYPVLPFEIGSGGGGYNEFLNRQGLLDPVDVAMGTVLLVLVLEACRRTTGWVLPVVCLAFLAYGYYGGLLPQQWTIAHAGLDFGQIVDALYNSGSGFYGTPLDVAATYIVLFTLYGAVLEFSGAAQFFVDLSVAAFRRSRGAAGRTAVASGFLLGTVSGSGTATAVSVGAVTWPILKRAGYPPEQAGGMLAAAGVGAILSPPTLGAAAFIVAEYLEVSYVTVLGWALIPTVLYYLGILLAVEIDARRLGTRPVEIGGTSAWRLLARFGYHFLSLIAIVVLLLLDVSATRAVVYATALAFALAFLDARTRSRARSPRQVFDALSNGVRSALPVVAVCTAAGVITAMTTKTGLGAQLAALLVRLASALSDNQTVVLACTVAFAAVALALLGLAVPVTASFIIGWAIIGPALLALDVPAPAAAMFVFYYSVLSEVTPPTALAAVGASAVTGGRTVPTMWQALKYALPAFLVPIVFVLTEPGEHLLGTGPVLGVLWTSVVACVGVAALASATGGWLLGIGPAPVAARVLAGAGGLVLLYLEPVALIVGLAALAAAAGYTLLSRRRTK; encoded by the coding sequence ATGTCCGACACGCGGGACCCTCAGCTCGACGAGGAGCTGCCTGATGCAGGGCAGCGGCCTGCGATCGACACGCTCGAGGTGGACGATGCCGAGCGACCTGCTCGCGAACTGAGCGGCTGGCCCGAGCGGGTGGTCGCGGTCGCGGCCTTCGCGATCGCGATCCTCGCGGTGTGGCAGGTGTTTCGGCCGCTGTCGCAGGGCAGTCAGTACTACCTGGTGGTGTTCCTCGCGGGCACGCTGCCGCTGGTCTTCCTGGCGTATCGCTCGGGACTTCGGCTGCTCGACCGGGCCTCGGGGCCGGGCGTGCTGGACTGGGCGCTGGCGGCGGTGGCGCTGGTGGTCTGCCTCTATCCGGTGCTGCCGTTCGAAATCGGTTCTGGCGGCGGCGGATACAACGAATTCCTGAACCGGCAGGGTCTGCTCGATCCGGTGGACGTCGCCATGGGCACGGTGCTGCTCGTGCTGGTGCTCGAGGCCTGCCGCCGGACCACCGGATGGGTGCTGCCCGTGGTGTGCCTGGCGTTCCTCGCCTACGGCTACTACGGCGGGCTGCTGCCGCAGCAGTGGACCATCGCGCACGCGGGCCTGGACTTCGGCCAGATCGTGGACGCGCTGTACAACTCGGGCAGCGGCTTCTACGGCACCCCGCTCGATGTCGCCGCCACGTATATCGTGCTGTTCACCCTGTACGGCGCGGTGCTCGAATTCTCCGGCGCCGCACAGTTCTTCGTCGATCTGTCGGTGGCGGCGTTCCGTCGTTCCCGCGGCGCGGCCGGGCGCACCGCGGTGGCTTCGGGCTTCCTGCTCGGCACGGTGTCCGGCTCCGGAACCGCCACCGCGGTCAGTGTCGGCGCGGTCACCTGGCCGATCCTGAAGCGCGCGGGATATCCGCCGGAACAGGCGGGCGGCATGCTGGCCGCGGCCGGTGTCGGCGCGATCCTCTCGCCGCCGACGCTCGGCGCCGCGGCGTTCATCGTCGCCGAGTACCTCGAGGTCTCCTACGTGACGGTGCTCGGCTGGGCGCTGATCCCGACGGTGCTCTACTACCTGGGCATCCTGCTCGCCGTGGAGATCGACGCCCGCAGGCTCGGCACCAGGCCGGTGGAGATCGGCGGCACGTCGGCTTGGCGGCTGCTGGCCCGCTTCGGGTATCACTTCCTCTCGCTGATCGCCATCGTCGTGCTGCTGCTCCTCGATGTGAGCGCGACCCGGGCCGTCGTCTACGCGACCGCCCTCGCCTTCGCCCTCGCTTTCCTCGACGCGCGCACCCGCAGCCGTGCTCGTTCGCCACGGCAGGTGTTCGACGCGCTCAGCAACGGCGTCCGTTCCGCGCTGCCGGTGGTCGCGGTGTGCACCGCGGCGGGCGTGATCACCGCGATGACCACCAAGACCGGACTCGGCGCCCAGCTGGCCGCGCTGCTGGTCCGCTTGGCCTCGGCGCTGTCGGACAACCAGACCGTCGTGCTCGCCTGCACCGTCGCCTTCGCCGCGGTCGCCCTCGCGCTGCTCGGCCTCGCGGTACCGGTCACCGCCTCGTTCATCATCGGCTGGGCGATCATCGGGCCCGCCCTGCTCGCGCTCGACGTGCCTGCGCCCGCCGCGGCCATGTTCGTCTTCTACTACTCGGTGCTCTCCGAGGTCACCCCGCCGACCGCGCTGGCCGCCGTCGGCGCGTCGGCCGTGACCGGTGGCCGCACGGTGCCGACCATGTGGCAGGCGCTGAAGTACGCGCTGCCCGCGTTCCTGGTGCCGATCGTGTTCGTGCTCACCGAACCCGGCGAACACCTGCTCGGCACCGGGCCCGTGCTCGGTGTGCTGTGGACCAGCGTGGTGGCCTGTGTCGGTGTCGCCGCACTGGCCTCGGCCACCGGCGGCTGGCTGCTGGGAATCGGACCGGCGCCGGTGGCCGCGCGGGTGCTCGCCGGGGCGGGCGGATTGGTGCTGCTGTACCTGGAACCCGTCGCATTGATCGTCGGGCTCGCCGCGCTCGCGGCCGCCGCCGGGTACACGTTGCTCTCCCGAAGGAGGACGAAGTGA
- a CDS encoding helix-turn-helix domain-containing protein — protein MQPTELDAAHRSPSPPTRRVVEIVSLLATATEPLPIATIAERLGIARATATAVLAELDAAGWAVRVPERGYRVGPALVALTAARLPRGVGELLTELTAKTGCGATLSRIEPDHLTVLDVRHGPDRTVPGIPVGHRIPLQFPAGAAVMPWRSAAEQNTWLATTAEPDRRTASALLTLVRERGVALFRPRADDAGLVDLLADLLAAAGSELLQPNLRARALRQLAALTARPFTRSELDSAADLPLSYLAAPVFDANGSASFEVQLGPLRTSTTKPERDDYIAATLATARALTAAIAAQ, from the coding sequence ATGCAGCCCACCGAACTCGACGCCGCTCACCGTTCGCCGTCTCCGCCGACCCGCCGCGTGGTCGAGATCGTGTCGTTGCTGGCGACCGCGACGGAGCCGCTGCCGATCGCGACGATCGCCGAACGCCTCGGCATCGCAAGGGCTACGGCGACCGCCGTGCTCGCCGAGCTCGACGCCGCGGGCTGGGCGGTGCGTGTCCCGGAGCGCGGCTATCGCGTCGGACCCGCGCTCGTCGCGCTCACCGCCGCCCGGCTGCCGCGCGGGGTCGGCGAACTGCTCACCGAGCTGACCGCGAAGACCGGCTGCGGGGCGACGCTGAGCCGCATCGAACCCGACCACCTCACCGTCCTCGACGTGCGACACGGACCGGACCGCACGGTGCCCGGAATCCCTGTCGGCCACCGCATCCCGCTGCAATTCCCCGCGGGCGCGGCCGTCATGCCGTGGCGTTCGGCGGCCGAGCAGAACACCTGGCTGGCCACCACCGCAGAGCCGGACCGCCGCACCGCGAGCGCCTTGCTGACGCTGGTGCGCGAGCGCGGTGTCGCGCTGTTCCGGCCGCGCGCCGACGACGCCGGACTGGTCGACCTGCTCGCCGACCTGCTCGCCGCGGCGGGAAGCGAACTGCTGCAACCGAATCTGCGCGCGCGGGCGCTGCGCCAGCTCGCCGCGCTCACCGCGCGCCCGTTCACCCGAAGCGAGCTGGACTCCGCCGCCGACCTACCGCTGAGCTACCTCGCCGCGCCGGTGTTCGACGCGAATGGATCGGCCTCCTTCGAGGTGCAGCTCGGTCCGCTGCGGACCAGCACGACCAAGCCGGAACGCGACGACTACATCGCCGCGACGCTGGCCACCGCCCGAGCGCTGACGGCGGCCATCGCGGCGCAGTGA
- a CDS encoding TetR/AcrR family transcriptional regulator produces the protein MTRVQAKPRRSQAERRAETQDRLLRATVSMLVEQGFVALSAAAVAARAGVSQGAMQHYYPTKVALVKAALERIVERYVADVQAQVGPLPPGAGRFEALLDLLWEVHNLPISRALLELYAVAHNDGDLADVAAMLANLATTAVGDLAGELVPEVAARDGFHEWLLTTLATLRGTALLAVPGAERAHLDWPALRDRLTASLPPPP, from the coding sequence GTGACCAGAGTTCAGGCGAAGCCACGGCGAAGCCAAGCCGAACGACGAGCCGAGACCCAGGATCGGCTGCTCAGGGCGACGGTATCGATGCTCGTCGAGCAGGGGTTCGTCGCGTTGAGCGCTGCGGCGGTGGCCGCTCGCGCGGGCGTTAGCCAGGGCGCGATGCAGCACTACTATCCGACGAAGGTCGCGTTGGTGAAGGCCGCTCTCGAGCGAATCGTCGAACGCTACGTGGCCGATGTACAGGCCCAGGTGGGCCCGTTGCCGCCGGGGGCCGGGAGGTTCGAGGCACTGCTCGACTTGCTGTGGGAAGTCCACAACCTGCCGATAAGTCGTGCACTGCTCGAGCTGTACGCCGTCGCCCACAACGATGGGGATCTCGCCGACGTCGCGGCCATGCTGGCGAACCTCGCGACTACCGCCGTCGGTGATCTGGCTGGTGAGCTGGTTCCCGAGGTCGCGGCGCGAGACGGCTTCCACGAATGGTTGCTCACCACCCTCGCCACGTTGCGCGGCACCGCACTGCTGGCGGTACCCGGGGCCGAACGGGCCCACCTGGACTGGCCCGCACTCCGTGACCGGCTGACGGCCTCACTCCCGCCACCGCCGTAG